The Pollutimonas sp. M17 sequence CCAGATAAGGATTTCGTATCGATGACGATCGTCGATGCGGGTGGTGTAATCGTAACGGTTGTTGCGCAGGATGCCGTACAGCGGATGCGGCTCGCGGTCGATGAGCATGCGCAGCCGGGCGCCGGCCGCAAGAACGGACAAGGCGTCCAGCACGCGCTCCAGCGGCTCTGGGGGCT is a genomic window containing:
- a CDS encoding DUF2249 domain-containing protein, which encodes MENSKEEIVLDVCGLEPPEPLERVLDALSVLAAGARLRMLIDREPHPLYGILRNNRYDYTTRIDDRHRYEILIWHKD